In Musa acuminata AAA Group cultivar baxijiao chromosome BXJ3-11, Cavendish_Baxijiao_AAA, whole genome shotgun sequence, one DNA window encodes the following:
- the LOC135652401 gene encoding cytochrome b5-like yields the protein MAGSKIYRFDEVAKHDDAEDCWLIVSGKVYDVSSYMAEHPGGRDVLLSATGKDATVEFDNVGHSSSGRELMDNYCVGTIDSSTLPKDGDRVKPQQAPEGTADRTPEFAMRILQFIAPVMILGFAFVVRHFTK from the exons ATGGCCGGCTCCAAAATCTACCGTTTCGATGAGGTGGCCAAGCACGATGATGCCGAGGATTGCTGGCTCATCGTCTCCGGAAAG GTCTACGATGTCTCCTCGTACATGGCCGAGCATCCCGGTGGTCGCGACGTGTTGCTGTCGGCGACCG GAAAGGATGCAACGGTTGAATTTGATAATGTCGGTCACAGTTCGTCCGGCAGGGAGCTGATGGACAACTACTGCGTCGGGACGATCGATTCCTCGACTCTTCCAAAGGATGGTGACCGTGTGAAGCCTCAGCAAGCACCCGAAGGCACTGCAGATAGGACTCCGGAGTTTGCGATGAGAATATTACAGTTCATTGCGCCCGTGATGATTCTTGGCTTCGCCTTTGTCGTCCGACATTTTACCAAGTAG
- the LOC103970315 gene encoding rab GTPase-activating protein 22 has protein sequence MLNWSWVERGIESFVMVAAGGSSNERWRPCVALAVTALAGLALAVALVVSSRSGCLTLPWCREKRRHPLIRKEWNNFSRDGKLRGGGMKFLEKVRSGGVDPSIRAEVWPFLLGVYDMNSSGAERNAIREQRRKEYEKLRRRCHQSVDEDDKTSSTDETESSDSQSSTGEPTMANPAAEDFATWQRIIRLDAIRSDAEWIPYSPRQAAVPEAEALRLASAVGLTDYGDMEPCRIYHAARLVAVLEAYALHDPEIGYCQGMSDLLSPILAVMEVDDEAFWCFVGFMKRARHNFRLDQAGIQRQLQVVSKLIKLRDADLYQHLEKLQAEDCAFAYRMVLVALRRELTFEQTLCLWEVMWADQAAVRAGYRRRTRSAPPTDDLLLYAIAACVLQRRKAIMERFNSVVEIQREFNNIAGQLDIWKLLDDAQDMVAALHDKIE, from the exons ATGTTGAATTGGAGCTGGGTGGAGCGCGGGATTGAAAGCTTCGTCATGGTGGCGGCCGGCGGCAGCAGCAACGAGCGGTGGCGTCCCTGCGTAGCGCTGGCGGTGACGGCCTTGGCCGGACTCGCATTGGCCGTCGCCCTGGTTGTCTCCTCTCGTAG TGGTTGTCTTACGCTACCATGGTGTCGGGAGAAGCGAAGACATCCTCTGATTCGGAAGGAATGGAACAACTTCTCACGCGACGGAAAGCTTCGCGGTGGAGGGATGAAGTTCTTGGAGAAAGTTCGCAGTGGA GGAGTCGATCCAAGCATCAGGGCTGAAGTCTGGCCTTTCCTTCTCGGAGT CTATGACATGAACAGTTCGGGAGCTGAAAGGAATGCCATTCGAGAGCAAAGGAG GAAAGAGTACGAGAAACTAAGGAGGCGGTGTCACCAATCTGTGGATGAAGACGATAAGACTAGCTCTACCGACGAGACGGAATCATCAGACAGCCAATCTTCCACTGGAGAACCAACCATGGCGAATCCAGCAGCTGAGGACTTCGCGACATGGCAACGCATCATCCGCTTGGACGCCATACGATCCGATGCAGAGTGGATTCCCTATTCCCCACGTCAAGCTGCGGTCCCCGAGGCCGAAGCTCTCCGGTTAGCTTCTGCCGTTGGCTTGACGGATTACGGTGACATGGAGCCATGCAGAATCTACCACGCAGCTCGCCTTGTCGCCGTTCTCGAGGCGTACGCGCTCCACGACCCTGAGATCGGCTACTGCCAAGGAATGAGCGATCTCCTGTCTCCCATCCTTGCTGTCATGGAGGTGGACGATGAGGCGTTTTGGTGCTTCGTGGGGTTCATGAAGAGGGCTCGGCACAACTTTAGGCTTGATCAGGCGGGCATCCAAAGGCAACTGCAAGTCGTGTCCAAGCTCATCAAGTTGCGTGACGCAGACCTGTACCAGCACCTGGAGAAGCTCCAAGCCGAAGACTGCGCGTTCGCGTACAGGATGGTGCTGGTCGCTCTCCGACGAGAGCTCACCTTCGAGCAGACGCTGTGCCTGTGGGAGGTCATGTGGGCGGATCAGGCAGCGGTTCGGGCAGGTTACCGGAGGAGAACGCGGTCGGCGCCGCCCACCGACGACTTGCTGCTGTATGCCATTGCAGCCTGTGTGCTGCAGAGGAGGAAGGCGATCATGGAGAGGTTCAACAGCGTGGTTGAGATCCAAAGGGAGTTCAACAACATCGCGGGGCAGCTGGATATCTGGAAGCTTTTGGATGATGCACAGGACATGGTGGCCGCCCTCCATGACAAGATCGAATAA
- the LOC135652400 gene encoding methionine gamma-lyase-like, with protein MAETMDISYSKKRGPKEEEDGRVDEGWAGPLASKRDRSERGGDPTAALASARHEFGEHGGVNMSIEASATFTVMEADTMQRMFKGELGPDRDHYIYSRHFNPTVLNLSRQMAALEGTEAAYCTASGMSAISSVLIQLCGAGGHVVASRCLYGGTHALLSHFLPRACGIHATFVDLHDVEAVRAAVREGKTKVLYAETLANPTLVAADVPRLSEVAREKGVKLVVDNTFAPMVVSPARLGADIVVHSVSKYISGGADVIAGVICGPESLLNSMMDLHNGTLMLLGPTMNAKVAFELSGRLPHLSLRMKEHCHRALVYATRMRKLGLKVIYPGLDDHPHHALLASIANPGYGFGGMLCLDMGTEERANELMHHLQNTTQFGLMAVSLGYYETLMSCSGSSTSSEMSPGERAQAGISPGLIRLSVGYSGTLEQRWSQFERALALLHLPPPQKQQPYLLLSSVAEQKTVASSPSHFRSDAI; from the exons ATGGCGGAGACGATGGACATTTCGTACTCCAAGAAACGTGGcccgaaggaggaagaggacggcAGGGTCGACGAGGGGTGGGCGGGGCCGCTGGCCTCCAAGAGGGACCGCAGCGAAAGGGGAGGAGATCCGACGGCGGCGCTGGCCAGCGCGCGCCACGAGTTCGGGGAGCACGGCGGGGTGAACATGTCGATTGAGGCGTCGGCGACGTTCACGGTGATGGAGGCAGACACGATGCAACGGATGTTCAAGGGCGAGCTCGGGCCCGACCGCGACCACTACATCTACAGCCGGCATTTCAACCCCACCGTCCTCAACCTCAGCCGCCAGATGGCCGCCCTCGAGGGCACCGAGGCCGCCTACTGCACTGCCAGCGGCATGTCCGCTATCTCCTCCGTCCTGATCCAGCTCTGCGGCGCCGGCGGTCACGTGGTCGCCTCCCGCTGCCTCTACGGCGGCACCCACGCCCTCCTCTCGCACTTCCTCCCCCGGGCCTGCGGCATCCACGCGACCTTCGTCGACCTCCATGACGTGGAGGCAGTGAGAGCGGCGGTGAGGGAGGGGAAGACCAAGGTCCTGTACGCGGAGACTCTGGCGAACCCGACGCTGGTGGCGGCCGACGTTCCGCGGCTGAGCGAGGTGGCGAGGGAGAAAGGGGTGAAGCTGGTGGTAGATAACACCTTCGCGCCGATGGTGGTGTCTCCCGCGAGGCTTGGGGCCGACATCGTGGTGCACAGCGTCTCCAAGTACATCAGCGGCGGCGCCGACGTCATCGCAG GTGTAATCTGCGGCCCGGAGAGCCTGCTGAACTCGATGATGGACTTGCATAACGGAACGCTGATGCTGCTGGGGCCGACGATGAACGCCAAGGTAGCCTTCGAGCTCTCGGGGCGACTCCCCCACCTGTCCCTGAGGATGAAGGAGCACTGCCACCGCGCCCTCGTCTACGCCACCCGCATGCGCAAGCTGGGGCTCAAGGTCATCTACCCGGGCCTGGACGACCACCCCCACCACGCCCTGCTCGCCTCCATCGCCAACCCCGGCTACGGCTTCGGCGGCATGCTCTGCCTCGACATGGGCACGGAGGAGCGCGCCAACGAGCTGATGCACCACCTCCAGAACACCACCCAGTTCGGCCTCATGGCTGTCAGCCTGGGTTACTACGAGACCCTCATGTCCTGCTCCGGCAGCAGCACCAGCAGCGAGATGAGCCCCGGGGAGAGGGCACAAGCCGGCATCTCCCCCGGCCTCATCCGCTTGTCCGTGGGCTACAGCGGCACGTTGGAGCAGCGGTGGAGCCAGTTCGAGAGGGCTCTCGCGCTTCTGCACCTTCCTCCTCCGCAGAAGCAGCAACCATATCTTCTTCTCTCAAGTGTCGCAGAGCAGAAGACTGTTGCTTCGTCACCTTCCCATTTCCGCTCCGATGCTATTTGA
- the LOC135581460 gene encoding uncharacterized protein LOC135581460 isoform X2 — MTTNATLPAACANRHYLTRPHPHRHGRAAASAAAIVALLIATSAWLSLVFNSPSLRLHYWSHIRFSASPLLSYSSFPPLSGPSPRLPSTDAPPSHHHHRDNEGDDRLAPLHLRHIVFGIGGSAHLWQRRREFVRLWWRPGAMRGYVWLDDRVPRAPRNSSLARSLPPVRVSEDISRFRYTNPTGNPSGLRIARILAETVRIGHRGARWFVLVDDDTIICPENLVAVLAKYDWTEMVYVGGPSESHSANTYFSHSMAFGGGGIAISNPLAEALAGMMDECIERYPKLYGSDDRLHACVSELGVPLTREYGFHQWDIRGSAHGLLAAHPIAPFVSIHHVEAVDPLYPGLSSLRSLKLFTKAMESDPLSFLQRSICYDKRKKLTFSISLGYVIQVFPSIVLPRELERSERTYAAWNKLNSRNEFDIDTRDAYRSVCKKPILFFLRDIERVGNTTLSSYRRAKGRDDLKNKLLCFPRSLPLPDVNEIQVFGT, encoded by the exons ATGACGACTAACGCGACCCTCCCAGCCGCCTGCGCCAACCGTCACTACCTCACCCGCCCCCACCCCCACCGCCACGGCCGCGCCGCCGCATCTGCCGCCGCCATCGTCGCCCTTCTCATCGCCACCTCCGCATGGCTCTCCCTCGTCTTCAACTCCCCCTCCCTCCGCCTCCACTACTGGTCCCACATCCGCTTCTCCGCCTCCCCCCTCCTTTCCTATTCCTCATTTCCCCCTCTGTCGGGCCCCTCCCCCCGCCTCCCTTCCACAGATGCCCCTccctcccaccaccaccaccgagaCAACGAGGGCGATGACCGCCTCGCGCCGCTCCACCTCCGCCACATTGTCTTCGGCATCGGCGGCTCCGCTCACCTCTGGCAGCGCCGCCGCGAGTTCGTCCGCCTCTGGTGGCGTCCCGGCGCCATGCGTGGCTACGTCTGGCTCGACGACCGCGTGCCCCGCGCACCCCGCAACTCCTCCCTCGCCCGATCCCTCCCCCCGGTCCGCGTCTCCGAGGACATCTCCCGGTTCCGCTACACCAACCCCACCGGCAACCCTTCCGGCCTCCGCATCGCCCGCATCCTCGCCGAGACCGTCCGGATCGGCCACCGTGGCGCCCGGTGGTTCGTGCTAGTCGACGACGACACCATCATCTGCCCGGAAAACCTCGTCGCGGTGCTCGCCAAGTACGATTGGACCGAGATGGTGTACGTCGGGGGGCCATCGGAGAGTCACTCGGCCAACACGTACTTCAGCCATTCGATGGCGTTCGGGGGCGGTGGGATCGCCATCAGCAATCCTCTGGCTGAGGCTCTCGCCGGGATGATGGACGAGTGCATCGAGAGGTACCCGAAGCTGTACGGCAGCGACGACCGGTTGCACGCCTGCGTCTCTGAGCTCGGAGTCCCTCTAACTCGCGAGTATGGTTTCCACCAG TGGGATATTAGGGGAAGTGCCCATGGTCTGTTGGCTGCCCACCCTATTGCTCCTTTCGTCTCAATACACCATGTTGAAGCTGTTGACCCCCTCTACCCTGGCTTGAGCTCTCTTCGAAGCCTGAAGCTTTTCACCAAAGCTATGGAGTCTGATCCTCTAAGTTTCTTGCAAAGATCAATTTGTTATGATAAGAGGAAGAAGCTTACATTCTCAATCTCGCTGGGTTACGTCATCCAAGTGTTCCCGTCCATTGTCCTTCCACGAGAGCTAGAACGCTCTGAACGGACTTATGCCGCTTGGAACAAGCTTAATTCCAGGAATGAATTTGATATTGACACAAGGGATGCATACAGGTCTGTGTGCAAGAAGCCTATTCTATTTTTCTTGAGAGATATTGAAAGAGTTGGAAATACAACTCTAAGTTCATATAGAAGAGCTAAGGGGAGGGATGATCTCAAGAACAAATTATTATGTTTTCCTCGATCCCTTCCGCTGCCTGACGTGAATGAAATTCAAGTCTTTG GTACCTAG
- the LOC135581460 gene encoding uncharacterized protein LOC135581460 isoform X1, which translates to MTTNATLPAACANRHYLTRPHPHRHGRAAASAAAIVALLIATSAWLSLVFNSPSLRLHYWSHIRFSASPLLSYSSFPPLSGPSPRLPSTDAPPSHHHHRDNEGDDRLAPLHLRHIVFGIGGSAHLWQRRREFVRLWWRPGAMRGYVWLDDRVPRAPRNSSLARSLPPVRVSEDISRFRYTNPTGNPSGLRIARILAETVRIGHRGARWFVLVDDDTIICPENLVAVLAKYDWTEMVYVGGPSESHSANTYFSHSMAFGGGGIAISNPLAEALAGMMDECIERYPKLYGSDDRLHACVSELGVPLTREYGFHQWDIRGSAHGLLAAHPIAPFVSIHHVEAVDPLYPGLSSLRSLKLFTKAMESDPLSFLQRSICYDKRKKLTFSISLGYVIQVFPSIVLPRELERSERTYAAWNKLNSRNEFDIDTRDAYRSVCKKPILFFLRDIERVGNTTLSSYRRAKGRDDLKNKLLCFPRSLPLPDVNEIQVFGTPMRKNWHLVPRRLCCKLSQRHNGTLGIAVGQCERGASGSAADSL; encoded by the exons ATGACGACTAACGCGACCCTCCCAGCCGCCTGCGCCAACCGTCACTACCTCACCCGCCCCCACCCCCACCGCCACGGCCGCGCCGCCGCATCTGCCGCCGCCATCGTCGCCCTTCTCATCGCCACCTCCGCATGGCTCTCCCTCGTCTTCAACTCCCCCTCCCTCCGCCTCCACTACTGGTCCCACATCCGCTTCTCCGCCTCCCCCCTCCTTTCCTATTCCTCATTTCCCCCTCTGTCGGGCCCCTCCCCCCGCCTCCCTTCCACAGATGCCCCTccctcccaccaccaccaccgagaCAACGAGGGCGATGACCGCCTCGCGCCGCTCCACCTCCGCCACATTGTCTTCGGCATCGGCGGCTCCGCTCACCTCTGGCAGCGCCGCCGCGAGTTCGTCCGCCTCTGGTGGCGTCCCGGCGCCATGCGTGGCTACGTCTGGCTCGACGACCGCGTGCCCCGCGCACCCCGCAACTCCTCCCTCGCCCGATCCCTCCCCCCGGTCCGCGTCTCCGAGGACATCTCCCGGTTCCGCTACACCAACCCCACCGGCAACCCTTCCGGCCTCCGCATCGCCCGCATCCTCGCCGAGACCGTCCGGATCGGCCACCGTGGCGCCCGGTGGTTCGTGCTAGTCGACGACGACACCATCATCTGCCCGGAAAACCTCGTCGCGGTGCTCGCCAAGTACGATTGGACCGAGATGGTGTACGTCGGGGGGCCATCGGAGAGTCACTCGGCCAACACGTACTTCAGCCATTCGATGGCGTTCGGGGGCGGTGGGATCGCCATCAGCAATCCTCTGGCTGAGGCTCTCGCCGGGATGATGGACGAGTGCATCGAGAGGTACCCGAAGCTGTACGGCAGCGACGACCGGTTGCACGCCTGCGTCTCTGAGCTCGGAGTCCCTCTAACTCGCGAGTATGGTTTCCACCAG TGGGATATTAGGGGAAGTGCCCATGGTCTGTTGGCTGCCCACCCTATTGCTCCTTTCGTCTCAATACACCATGTTGAAGCTGTTGACCCCCTCTACCCTGGCTTGAGCTCTCTTCGAAGCCTGAAGCTTTTCACCAAAGCTATGGAGTCTGATCCTCTAAGTTTCTTGCAAAGATCAATTTGTTATGATAAGAGGAAGAAGCTTACATTCTCAATCTCGCTGGGTTACGTCATCCAAGTGTTCCCGTCCATTGTCCTTCCACGAGAGCTAGAACGCTCTGAACGGACTTATGCCGCTTGGAACAAGCTTAATTCCAGGAATGAATTTGATATTGACACAAGGGATGCATACAGGTCTGTGTGCAAGAAGCCTATTCTATTTTTCTTGAGAGATATTGAAAGAGTTGGAAATACAACTCTAAGTTCATATAGAAGAGCTAAGGGGAGGGATGATCTCAAGAACAAATTATTATGTTTTCCTCGATCCCTTCCGCTGCCTGACGTGAATGAAATTCAAGTCTTTGGTACTCCAATGAGAAAAAATTGGCATTTG GTACCTAGAAGGTTGTGCTGTAAGCTAAGTCAAAGACATAATGGGACTCTGGGAATTGCAGTTGGACAGTGTGAGCGTGGAGCTTCTGGATCTGCTGCTGATTCCCTGTGA